The genomic DNA GGTGAAATTTAAAAAGGTAAGATTCTAGAAAAATGTAGACAACAAAATCATTTTAGATAGTAAACAGTAGCAAAAACATCTCTCTTAATGTAAACAACCATGCTAACACTAAACCATTAATCTCTCATTTTGTTACGCAATGATGTTTTCACAATATTTATAGCAAAAAACCCTCTTGCTATTTAAGCGGTTACAACTAGTAATCAGACCTCTATTTAAATAATCTAATAAATGAATTCCATTGTTTCTTACTTATCTCAATCCATTAGCAATATCAGTGTGCaatccattaatttttttttttttttttggtacaaggTAAACATTTCCATTACCAACAACCCAAGTTTACACAACAAAGGTCCAAAGTCAGCTAAGTACAAGCAAAATTGGACCAACaaagttaaacaaaaaagaGCCCAAAAAAGAATTCATGCCCAAACCAGAAATTAGCAAAAGAAACCATAGTCTTCTGCTTCCACTGCCTCTGCTACAGTGAACCAACATGATTTGCAAGCTTTCACGCCTCCAACCGACGAAGGCCTCTCCAATTACATTAACCAGTTGCAAGCAACTTTTCGAACACaaccacaaaggaaaaaaaccaGTCACAAAGTGGAAGAAGCCCGTGGCAATACTCGAGTAACACTGCCGACAAAGGCAACAACCAGTGAGAAAATGGTGGTGTTGTGAACACCCGAGTCGGTGAGAACGCTGGAGCTCTACACACTTTCCCGATGAGCCGCAATAAATCGTGGAAAAAAGTGATTGCAGATCGGAGTAGAGATGGTTGAAGATGACGAACGCTGTTGTGGTGTGAAGGACAAGCCAAATCGGGGTGGGGAGCAAAGGAAAAAAGCAAAATAAGGGAAGAAAAGAGGAGACAAAGAGGAGACAAAGGGCAGGAGTAAGGGACTGCCATCGCCCCCAACCATAGCTAGGTACGGCAGCTCTGGAATTTGTCGAGATTAGGTACGCTCACACAATCGGTGAGAAGGGACTCTCAAATAGAGAGAAAGTCTCTCATGAGGGAGATAAGCAGTCATTATTGCTTTACCTGTGCAATCCATTAATTAGGTTCATTGCAAGACAATGTGGTGATTAATGCCACTTCAATCATTTAGTGAATTAAAATCATCTTTTAATTTATCCATTCATTGATGATAGTAAGGTTAGTCATTGAAGGGGCCCACAATCATGGTTATTCAAGCCAATATAGAATATAGAAGAGAACCTATTTAgttcattgttctaaaaatccccacctAGCACCGCCTAGACACTAGGTGGTTGACCAACATCTCGATTAGTCCTTAGGTGTTTGAAAATGAAGAAAGTTTGTCTAGACCCACTTAGGCGTCTACCTAGCCTGCTTAGGCACCCACTTAACCTGCCTAGGCACCCACCTAGCTCATGACTCTCACCGTGACAAAAAATCTATAACTTTCAATTTGTATTTTacttttttcaataaaatgtaagagatttgttgaatacttggatgaataCTCATGATGTACTTGTTCCCccttcaatatgttctaatattttataatttatatgtcattttattttgcaacttATCTATCGCGAAACAATTATGTGTGTTTTTTACGTATAACtaggcacttatttatacaaaatataataaatttacttaaatccgcttaGTCCGCCTAGATCTTTGCTTAGCCGCTAAGCCTCAACCCGCCACCCGACTAATGCGTAGCATATTTTAGAATCTTGATTTAGTTAGAATTACAACGAAATGATCTTTCTCTAATTAATCAGGTCATTACATATATTTATTTCATATCAAACCCCTAATATAAAAAGCCAATGCAATCTCAATTTGAATTACATGCAACTTTGGAAGATTGTTACATTGGTGGGCGCATATAAAGTTATCTTTATAGTAAACCCTACTGATAAACCTACTAGTTATCAATAAACCTATTAATGATCCTATTTTTTGGTTGTTAAAGATACATGTGACAAGATGAGACTTGGAAGGTATTTTGTGACCTTGTTGTCCACCTTTATTTGTAacttttggatgaatttaaccTTGGCAAAACCTAtgctggattttttttttattggattaAACATGTATACAAGATTCAACTTTGCGAAAGAGGAGGGGgtaggtttagcctcacaataagaAAAAGATTCAACCTTCCTAGAATGATTCCAAGAGAGCATCTATGTGGAAACATTTTTCCGGTCAAGTTTGTCAAGTCATTACTAATCAAGATAACACTACCAAGGAAATTCTATATCTGGGAATTTGGATCCTATccagattctctttgtgaggattttaggGATCCTTACATTCTATCTGTTCATCAAAATCTGTGCACCTTATATTGTGCGACcagaaatcattttgaatttttttacaaatgGTACCTAATGAAAGCTAGCCGcacaatgtacaatgaacgaataAGATGTGAGAATCCTAAAGATCATCACAAAGAGAATCTGACGAAAATCCTCATCCGATATTTGGTGTTCCATTTTGTGCTACAATACATGATGGAGCGGTGCAAGATTTTCCTCTTtatcaaaataataacaataataacaaCTAATAGACCACAACATAAAAAGTACCAAACTTGACAATGTATTTTATATTCACAACACTATTACAAATATAATTCATGAAACATaacattttcttctttcaactGATTATTCCTTACAATACcggaaaaacattttttaaaaacacaacaataccaaGTAATTCTCCTTTTAGCTTAGTTGGTTAAGATCATTTGATTCTACACCTGAGATTCCGTGTTCGAATTTCCTTTatgtagaaaataaaaaagtaatttgAATTCTATTTTTGGGCCATGAATTGAGAAAAGAGCCTTCTTTCAATCTGTATTTGGGCCTCCAAACTAAAATTCACTACATTCTAGTCCAGTACAAACTAACTTCTTGATTGGTTATCAACTGTCTAACCCAACGGCTAACCATCTCACACTCAGACTGACATTCAACCATGGATCCATCACCAGCACCCCCAGCGAAACACACCACCACCACAGCGCCACCGCCACCAATCCTCGGCAGCTTAGTAGCTCTAGATACGACCGTCTCCCGACATCTCCACATCCTAGCCAAACCCTTCCTCCCCCattccctcctcctcctcctcgaaCTCTCCGCCGACTTCCGcttcttcttccctctctccctctccctccttcTTGCCCCAACCCTAACCCCAACCCCTATCCCGATCCCATCCCCAAGCCCAACCCAGATCCTCCGTCCACTCCTCTTCCCACTCATCCTCGGCCTCCTCCTTGACCTCGCCGTCGTCGGCCTAATCAAACTCCTCTTCCGCCGCTCCCGCCCTCTCTACAACAAGAACATGAGCGTCGCAGTTTCAGTGGACCATTTCTCCTTCCCCAGTGGGCACGCCTCTCGGGTTTGCTTCGTTGCTTCCCTCTTACACGTCTCCGCCGTCGCCCTCGCCGATGCCCTCGCCAACCTACGGTCATCGTCTCCCTTCGTTGATCGTTGGATCGGCACGGACCAGGTCAATGCCGTGAGTATTTTGGTCTCGGTTGCTTGGGCCTGGGCCGCCGGCACCTCCGTCTCTAGGGTTTTGCTGGGCAGGCATTTCGTCACCGACGTTTTCGCCGGGGCATGTTTGGGAGTGCTTGAGGCTCTCGTTTCATTTCACTTCCTGAGGTTCTAAGGTATGAATTGTTTAGCACTGACAATTGAACTGCtaattatcgtttatgcattgATTTCTGAGTTAATCCTGTTAACAATGTTGGGTATAATCACAGAGAGTTTTTTAGTGACGTGTTATTAGGAGTGACAACAATTGTGGCAGTTTCGATGATTGTGGAATCAAATGTTGATGTATTACCACTAACATTACGAATGTAGAAACTTATAACTAGAAGAAATTAAgcgaaaattttcattaatagCTATAGTGAGGTATTCTCGTCAAAAGTCCAGGTTGCTAGATATTAGTGATGCAAGTTGTGTGGTGGTGGTTGTGTTGGTAATGATGATCGGTGTTCGCTTGTTTACTTCCAGCGTGGTTTTGATGGTAATGCTAGTTTCAATGGTTTTTGTCATGGTAACACTAGTAGACAGGGCAGAATTATGGTGCTTGACAATGGTGACAGTTGCAAGTATGGTGGTATGAGGGTGGGGGCAGTGTTTCTGTTGTCAATGCTGATAATGACATAGTTTTGTTGGAGACGTTGGTATCGACATTGGAGTTGATGGCAGTGTGGTGGTATTGATGAAGGTTCGAATGGCAGTGGTGGTTTTTCTGTAGAAACCTTGTATTGAGATGCCCAGTTTTGTATCCAAGCTTTCAAATGGTTTAGGGAGGGAGGTAGGGAGGGATGGAGGAGTGCTTAGTCCTTTAATTTCACGTATATGATCACTAATTGGACTGCACACGGTACCATGGTTATCTATAATAGACCTGTATTGAAATGGTAAAGAAAAAACTTAAATAGATTGAATTTCAGTCTCTCTTCACCTACAAAATCATGTACAGTCCTAGTTCTATATCGTACGGGGCACATGGTTATGCAGCAATGAAACAAGATCGTATCATTGTTTGGAAATTTATCAAGCATGTATCATTCTACTTCATAGTATACCGCCTTATTCAATTCTCGAATCTGGAATACTTGTCATCTGCTTGGAAAGAAGATAATAGAGCATATCAGATTCCTAGCTTTATAACCTAAatgcaaacaacaacaacaacaacaacaaagccttatcccactaagtggggttgactaaatgaatcctagaacgccactgCACTTGGTTTTATGCCACGTCTTCCGTTAGATCAAAGTagtctaagtcttttcttaatgtctctttccaagtcttcctaggtcttcctctaccctttTGGCCTGAGTCTTTGTCTcgtaatcgcatcttctaactgGGGCGTTTGTAGgtcttcgtttcacatgtccaaaacCACCTTAACCGATTTTGTCTCAACttgtcttcaatttcggctactcctaatttacctcggatatcctcgTTCCTAGTCTtgtcctttctcgtgtgcccacacatccaacgaagcattctcatatCCGCTACACTCATTTTGTGTACTTGTTTTCACTGCCCAACATTTCGTGTCATAAAGTATTGCTGACCTTATTGccatcctataaaattttcccttgagcaTTAGTGGCATACGATAGTCGCACAAGACACttgatgcactcttccacttcatccatgtAACTTGTATTCCACGATTGAGGTCTCCATCCAACTCTTCGTTCTTTTACAAGATAGATCCAAGATAGCGAAAGTGTTCGCACTTTGGTACTTCTTGATCTCCAATCCTCACCCTTAACTCATTTTAACCTTCGTTCCCACTGAACTAGCACTCCATATACTCTGTCTGCCTACTTAggcgaagacctttagattccaacacttcctTTCGAAGGTTAAGCTTCGTATTTATTCCCTCatgagtttcatctatcaacactatcGTTTGCAAAAAGCATACACTAAGGAATATCATCTTGGATATGTCCGTTAACTgatccattaccaatgcaaaaaggtaaggacttaaagGCACACTAACATCTGCGAATAgcatacaccaaggaatatcatcttgGATATGTccgttaactcatccattaccaatgtAAAAAGGTAAGAACTTAAAGATGAGTCTTGATGTAACCCTACAATGTAaccaaaatgcaaaaagagGAATAATTGtatttattagtttttatttttcaattgattTGCTATAGATAGAGGAAAGTATGTTAGAGAAAGGGGGAATGAAAGAAGGGTGAAGGAAGGATGGTGGAATGTGAATGGATATAAGGACAcacaaatgaaaactaaaaacaaaaaaaatgacataaaaaACTAAATGAAAACTTGAAACTAAAGAAAAATTGTTATCAAACAGGCCAGAAGGTGCTACTATCTTGAAGGAAAATGTAATTTACAATCTTATGATGGGTAGAACACTATGCCTTATTTATTTGTAGTACCCATTTTCAAAATTGCCATATTTTCTTTCTCCccccaaaggaaaaaaaaaaaaaatcctgttCATTTTTTCTCTGTCTATTGAAATACATTCACTGTTGGTTTAGTACTTTTAAGATTTAGATGTTTTCTTCCAACATTGGGAAGAGATGTACCACTAGAACGAGAAGATGTTGGTGGATTTGGAAGTTCTGCCTTTGATGTAGACAAAGATTAACCCCTGAAGGGCAAAAGGCAGCCTCTGATGAATATAATTAGGGGATTGAGAGTTAATCCTTAATGCTTATGATGGACATATTAAATTTATATGGGTGGAATGAGGGGAAAATTAGCGGAGTTCTGTAGCCGATACTAATGTGTAGTGGAAAAAGTGAATTTAGAAATTCTCGACAGCAGTTGCACTATAGGATGTGAAGAATAAGCATTTAAAGGTAGAATAAAGAATGTAGGAATGTAGATTAGGGACGGGGTGAGGTAGTTTTCTGTTCAGTTCATAGTGATTGGACTACAAAACTTGCAAAAGGAAATTACAAATCCTGGATTGCCGATGCTACCAGCTGGTATATCTTCTTTTAACTATGTCAGTCTTGCCAAGTGTTGTGGTAGTGGGCACGCTTTATACTGACTTGTACCAGGTATCATTTAGTTATCTTTCTCCGGCTGAATATGAGTATGTTGTTCTCAGGTCGTTAGGACTTACATGTTGCACCTAAAGTTAAGTCTTTACAATTCAATGTCCGATGGAGATGACTTCTGACTGGAGGATAGCTTCCGACTGTAAATTGCAGGACGGTTCCAGACTGGAGCAACCTGGATATCATTGATTCCATATGCAAATCTGCTGCTGTCAGATATTCTGTTTTATGGTGGTTCCGGCTCGAAGGCAATGTGGTGAAAATACTTTGTCTAGGTTTGGGATACTCCTTTTCATTTCTGATGACCCCCGTAGAATAGGGAACTGGTTATGTTTTATGCTGCACGGCTGGAATGTTCTTCCGTATAACGT from Pyrus communis chromosome 17, drPyrComm1.1, whole genome shotgun sequence includes the following:
- the LOC137723048 gene encoding probable lipid phosphate phosphatase beta — its product is MDPSPAPPAKHTTTTAPPPPILGSLVALDTTVSRHLHILAKPFLPHSLLLLLELSADFRFFFPLSLSLLLAPTLTPTPIPIPSPSPTQILRPLLFPLILGLLLDLAVVGLIKLLFRRSRPLYNKNMSVAVSVDHFSFPSGHASRVCFVASLLHVSAVALADALANLRSSSPFVDRWIGTDQVNAVSILVSVAWAWAAGTSVSRVLLGRHFVTDVFAGACLGVLEALVSFHFLRF